A genomic stretch from Luteolibacter flavescens includes:
- a CDS encoding type II toxin-antitoxin system RelE/ParE family toxin, whose amino-acid sequence MILSFADDETEKVFNLIRSKKLPSDIQTRAKVKLDQIHAASDLSHLRVPPGNRLEALTGNRAGQHSIRINQQWRICFRWTGQDADAVEI is encoded by the coding sequence GTGATCCTGAGCTTCGCGGATGACGAGACGGAAAAGGTTTTCAATCTGATCCGCTCCAAGAAACTTCCCTCCGACATCCAGACTCGAGCCAAGGTGAAGCTGGACCAGATCCACGCCGCCTCCGATCTCAGCCATCTGCGGGTCCCACCGGGCAACCGGCTGGAAGCCCTGACGGGCAATCGCGCGGGCCAACACAGCATCCGCATCAACCAACAATGGCGAATCTGCTTTCGCTGGACCGGCCAAGACGCCGACGCCGTGGAAATTTGA